The Anaerobranca gottschalkii DSM 13577 genome segment TTGTACGTTATTGCTTATTGTTGTCATAAATTTGATAAAAACAGAAAGTTTATAAAAATTATGATATAATGTATAATATAGTTAATATATACATGTTTATAAACTTTAGGAGTTGATTATATGGGAAAACTCATAAATAAATTTTCAAATTATATTCCATCATTAAGTTATGCAGAAAAACATGTTTTTTATTACATAGACCAAAATTTTGAAAAAGCAAAAAAACAATCTTTAACAAAAATTGCAACCGAAAATAATGTAAGTACTACCACTGTAATAAGAATGTGTATCAAACTTGGTTTATCTGGATTTTCTGAATTAAAATATATATTAAAAAGCTTAGATTACAATGAATCTAAAACAAAATACAATTCTGTAGATGCTGTAAAAACTAATATAGAATCAACACTAACAAACTTAAATTATCAAAATTTAAAAATATTAATAAGACACATAATTAGTTCTAAAAAAATAGTTATTGTTTCAGTAGGATTATCTAAACCTATTGGAGAATATTTTGCAAAGCTTTTAATTCAAGCTAACAAAAATACTATATACATATATGAATCCCATATAATAGACCTTATCCCTGGAATGGTAGATTATAACGATCTTATTATTTTTATATCAAATAGTGGTGAAACAAAGACGTTAGTTACCGTAGCAGAAAAACTAAACTACCAAAACTTTAAAACTGCAGCTATTATAAATTCAGTAGATTCCTCTTTATCCAAACTCGTTAACATATCAATATGTGGTCTATCTAATAAAATAGAATATAAAGGATATGATATTTCTTCACGCT includes the following:
- a CDS encoding MurR/RpiR family transcriptional regulator, with amino-acid sequence MGKLINKFSNYIPSLSYAEKHVFYYIDQNFEKAKKQSLTKIATENNVSTTTVIRMCIKLGLSGFSELKYILKSLDYNESKTKYNSVDAVKTNIESTLTNLNYQNLKILIRHIISSKKIVIVSVGLSKPIGEYFAKLLIQANKNTIYIYESHIIDLIPGMVDYNDLIIFISNSGETKTLVTVAEKLNYQNFKTAAIINSVDSSLSKLVNISICGLSNKIEYKGYDISSRSILLVLIDILFLMYIEEKKSNRTIR